One Klebsiella electrica genomic window, AGGCGCTGGATAACTTTTGCCAAAGCCTGGTGGATTATCTCTCCTCCGGCCATTTTAGTATTTATGAACGCATTCTTGGCGAAATGGAAGGTGATACGCCACTTTTGGCGGTTACCAGGCTCTATCCGCAGCTGGAAGCCAATACCCAGCAAATTATGGATGACTACGACTCCTGCCTCGAAAACGCCATCGATCACGATAATTATCTTGAGTTCCAGCAGGCGCTGTCCGACATCGGCGAAGCGCTGGAAGCCCGCTTTGCGCTGGAAGATAAGCTGATCGCCCTCGCCATTTCGTACAACCTGAAAGATAACGTCAGCGACAATATCGCGCCGACGGCTTGAGTTGTGAACCGTTAACGAGTAATTTACAGACATTCTCCCTCTACGGAGGGAGTGTTATCTTGTCGGAGTGCCTATTTTCCACACTGGAAAAGGCTGAGACCGTTAATTCGGGATCCGCGGAACCTGATCAGGCTAATACCTGCGAAGGGAACAAGAGTAAACTGCAAAGAGCGGCCGTCCCTCAGGGACCAAACGCATCTGTTACTCCATCCGTCGTCTGACAAGCCATCTCCTTTTCATCTGGAATGAGCTATGTCTACAGAAAAACTGACCCGCCGACAGCAGCGCGAACGCGCACAACACTTTATTGATACTCTGGAAGGCACCGCCTTTCCCCGCTCACGACGCATCTATGTTCAGGGCGCACAGGATAGTATTCGCGTGCCGATGCGCGAAATCCAGCTCAGCCCCACGCTTACTGGCGGCGACAAAAGCAACCCACAGTATGAAGAGAACGAAGCCATACCGGTGTATGACACCTCCGGCCCCTACGGCGATCCTGATATAGCCATCGACGTCCGGCAGGGACTGGCGAAGCTGCGCCAGCCGTGGATTGATGCCCGTCACGATTGCGAGCCGTTACATGAACGCAGCTCCCTCTACACCCAAGCGCGCCTGGCCGATGAGGAGCTCGATGCGCTGCGCTTTAGCGGCTCGCTGACGCCAAAACGCGCAAAATCAGGTAAATGCGTCACGCAGCTCCACTACGCGCGCCAGGGCATCGTCACGCCGGAGATGGCGTTCATCGCCATCCGCGAAAATATGGGCCGCGAGCGCATTCGCAGCAAAGTGTTGCGCCACCAGCACCCTGGCGAAGGTTTTGGCGCCCGCCTGCCGGAGAATATCTCCGCCGAGTTCGTCCGCGATGAAGTGGCTGCCGGGCGCGCCATTATTCCCGCCAATATCAACCATCCTGAGTCGGAACCGATGATTATCGGCCGTAATT contains:
- the rsd gene encoding sigma D regulator, whose amino-acid sequence is MLNQLENLTERVGGSNELVDRWLHVRKHLLVAYYKLVGLKPGKESFMRLNEKALDNFCQSLVDYLSSGHFSIYERILGEMEGDTPLLAVTRLYPQLEANTQQIMDDYDSCLENAIDHDNYLEFQQALSDIGEALEARFALEDKLIALAISYNLKDNVSDNIAPTA